One part of the Mariniflexile litorale genome encodes these proteins:
- a CDS encoding TolC family protein, protein MSYKDQLDTNLNTVIGVAVSVSLFNGFRAKNNVALEKIKVEESVLELERTYQDIKNTIAQVHFDMESAYNKHQSFLKQVEVYKESYRINEIRFNNGVSNFLNYISSKNNLENAKVNLTNAKYEYLLRVKVLDYYRGKF, encoded by the coding sequence ATCAGTTATAAAGATCAATTAGATACTAATTTAAACACAGTAATTGGTGTGGCTGTTAGTGTATCCCTTTTCAATGGTTTTAGAGCTAAGAATAATGTGGCTTTAGAGAAAATTAAAGTAGAGGAATCTGTATTGGAATTAGAGCGTACTTATCAAGACATTAAGAATACTATTGCTCAGGTACATTTTGATATGGAATCGGCTTATAATAAGCATCAAAGTTTCTTAAAGCAAGTTGAAGTTTATAAAGAATCTTATCGTATAAATGAAATAAGGTTTAATAATGGAGTGTCTAATTTCCTTAATTATATTTCAAGCAAAAATAATTTGGAGAATGCAAAAGTTAACTTGACGAATGCTAAATATGAATATCTTTTACGTGTGAAGGTTTTAGATTATTATAGAGGAAAGTTTTAA
- the dgt gene encoding dGTP triphosphohydrolase, with translation MNWEQLLSLKRFGDTNKRIRKEQDETRLGFEVDYDRVIFSSEFRSLQDKTQVIPLSETDFVHTRLTHSLEVSVVGRSLGRLVGKKLLEKHPHLQNVHGYQTNDFGAIVASAALAHDIGNPPFGHSGEKAIGEFFKSGAGNQYKSQLTEKEYQDLCDFEGNANGFKILTESRVGRSGGLRLSYATLGAFTKYPKESLPKKPTTHIADKKYGFFQSEKKAYEDVANELGLLKRSDKHLSYARHPLAFLVEAADDICYTIIDFEDGINLGLIQEEFALEYLSKIIRHNIKPENYYALSSREDRIGYLRALAIGSLINETVDIFMNHEEAILNGDFDCALLDKSKYDAQIKDIIKISVENIYQSTEVIDKEIAGYGVINTLLNTYTNAVNNTFEGVASNYDKLILKGLPKTIKANDTSLYNRLSSVCYHISLLSDSKAILEYKKIKGISF, from the coding sequence ATGAACTGGGAACAATTATTATCATTAAAACGCTTTGGCGACACCAATAAACGCATACGAAAAGAACAAGACGAAACCCGTTTAGGTTTTGAAGTCGATTATGATCGCGTTATTTTTTCGTCTGAATTTAGAAGTTTACAAGATAAAACCCAGGTGATTCCTTTATCGGAAACCGATTTTGTACACACCCGCTTAACACACAGTTTAGAAGTAAGTGTTGTGGGGCGCTCTTTGGGGCGTTTGGTTGGAAAAAAACTATTGGAAAAGCATCCGCACTTGCAAAATGTACATGGCTATCAAACCAACGATTTTGGGGCTATTGTAGCCTCCGCAGCTTTAGCGCACGATATTGGAAACCCGCCTTTTGGTCATTCTGGAGAAAAAGCCATTGGCGAATTTTTTAAATCGGGTGCAGGAAACCAATATAAAAGCCAACTAACAGAAAAAGAATACCAAGATTTATGCGATTTTGAAGGCAATGCAAACGGTTTTAAAATTCTAACCGAAAGCAGAGTGGGCAGAAGTGGTGGTTTACGCCTTAGCTATGCTACCCTAGGTGCATTTACCAAATACCCAAAAGAATCCTTACCTAAAAAACCAACCACCCATATAGCCGATAAAAAATATGGGTTTTTCCAAAGTGAAAAAAAAGCATATGAAGATGTTGCGAACGAATTAGGTTTATTAAAACGTAGCGACAAACACCTAAGTTACGCACGCCATCCGCTCGCTTTTCTAGTAGAAGCCGCCGATGATATTTGTTACACCATCATCGATTTTGAAGATGGCATCAACCTAGGGCTTATTCAAGAAGAATTTGCTTTAGAGTACCTGTCTAAAATAATACGCCACAACATCAAGCCCGAAAATTATTATGCGCTTTCCTCCAGAGAAGACCGTATTGGTTATTTGCGTGCCTTAGCTATAGGAAGTCTTATTAACGAAACGGTCGATATTTTTATGAACCATGAAGAAGCCATTTTAAATGGTGATTTCGACTGTGCCTTGTTAGATAAAAGCAAATACGATGCACAAATAAAGGATATCATTAAAATAAGTGTCGAAAATATTTACCAATCTACCGAAGTGATTGATAAAGAAATTGCAGGTTATGGTGTTATCAACACGCTGTTAAACACCTATACCAACGCTGTTAATAATACCTTTGAAGGCGTTGCATCCAACTACGACAAACTTATTTTAAAAGGCTTGCCAAAAACTATAAAAGCAAACGATACCAGTTTATACAACAGACTTTCAAGTGTGTGTTATCACATCTCGTTACTATCAGATAGCAAAGCCATATTGGAGTATAAAAAAATAAAAGGGATTAGTTTTTAA
- a CDS encoding carboxypeptidase-like regulatory domain-containing protein, with protein MKHLIYIALFLFTALSFGQNTGLIVGKVLDNELNDAPLVLANVLVKGTSINLNTDLTGVFVIENLEAGDYTLVCSFAGYETKEINVHVDALQATEIKLSLAASTISLSELALLTSVAQEDTKSTAVIN; from the coding sequence ATGAAACATTTAATTTATATTGCCCTATTCCTTTTTACCGCTTTATCCTTTGGGCAAAACACGGGCTTGATCGTTGGTAAAGTTTTAGATAATGAATTGAATGATGCACCATTAGTACTTGCTAACGTGTTGGTAAAAGGAACTTCTATTAATTTAAATACGGATTTAACAGGTGTATTTGTTATAGAAAACCTAGAAGCTGGCGATTATACCTTAGTCTGTAGTTTTGCTGGTTATGAAACCAAAGAAATTAACGTACATGTAGATGCTTTACAAGCTACTGAAATAAAATTATCTTTAGCAGCAAGCACCATATCCTTAAGTGAGTTAGCTTTACTTACTAGCGTAGCACAAGAAGATACTAAATCGACTGCTGTTATAAATTAA
- a CDS encoding TonB-dependent receptor, translating to MKKLTLLFLLFTATMSYSQNTGSVVGKLTDKEYDNEPLAFANVLIKGTTKGTTSDIDGLYSIENLEAGAYTLVFSFVGYETQEIQVNVVANKVTTVNVPMGASAASLSEIVITTTTKRESETALLLEQKKAVSFKASIGADELSRKGVSDVATAVTKVSGISKQEGSGNIFVRGLGDRYNITTLNGLPLPSNNPSNKNIVLDIFTTDIVEYVGISKTFESQNYADFGGANIDIVSKKFSGAPFVTVGVGLGANTNVLKVDDFYLQDGPSYLGFDFGSAPSNPLLPYNYETSWDRQTSKNTFNNSYSLSAGKKFNLGDESRLGTFITATFDADNKYIEGINRGNINTQGTINSDFYKKSYQHNTNTTIMGSADYKVNNNNSVLFTSLFLNSSSQDYSEYEGTNVNFDGGASGSGNLSGFIKRGTFNKTQLFINQLLGKHNINEQWEANWAVGYSILNNVIPDRMQNTFVPARDGSPNYTFFTDSSIYNHRYFQDLQENEWSANLSVSYNFNEIEEAEYRGKLTLGYSGKLKDISFDSQQYSFFPNLLNFPLEDIHNMDSILNASNFDLTDGDRSSKLSQFYNGNLNIHAVYGNLEYQISDELSVILGARFEQIDQSIYYVTSLEPSGDTSNYTPVNFLPSLTAKYKLNDKQNLKFAASKTYTLPQFKEKVKLFFEEVTQGYEGNPNLYASTNYNVDLGWEIFPSNSELVSVTAFGKLIQNPINEMFTNSSSGNITYANTGEKATVVGAEIELRKNVFEIENENDLKHKLSFGINGSYIYHNQDLDKDKVLEENGFGANFTFDEVKLSGASDFLANADITFLKEFAKHKDISATLSYAYFSDKLAVIGTSGLGNMVDKSINRLDFIIKSNLTKNLKLGVSYKNILNPIYERMLEQSEVSGSTTPDILVSSYKIGSDLKLSLEYKF from the coding sequence ATGAAAAAATTAACCCTATTGTTTCTGCTATTTACAGCAACAATGTCATACAGCCAAAATACAGGTTCTGTGGTTGGTAAATTAACCGACAAAGAATACGATAATGAACCATTGGCTTTTGCGAATGTATTAATAAAAGGTACTACAAAAGGAACTACATCGGATATTGATGGTTTATATAGTATTGAAAATTTAGAAGCAGGTGCTTATACCCTTGTATTTAGTTTCGTTGGTTATGAAACCCAGGAAATCCAGGTAAATGTTGTTGCGAACAAGGTAACAACCGTAAATGTGCCTATGGGTGCAAGTGCTGCATCCTTATCGGAAATTGTTATCACAACCACAACAAAAAGAGAAAGTGAAACGGCGTTATTATTAGAACAAAAGAAAGCTGTAAGTTTTAAAGCATCAATTGGAGCCGATGAACTTTCAAGAAAAGGTGTTAGCGATGTCGCTACTGCTGTAACCAAAGTAAGTGGTATTTCTAAACAAGAAGGTTCTGGTAATATTTTTGTTAGAGGCTTAGGCGATCGTTATAACATTACAACGTTAAACGGCTTACCATTGCCTTCTAACAATCCTTCAAATAAAAATATTGTTTTAGACATTTTTACTACCGACATTGTTGAATATGTTGGAATAAGCAAAACATTCGAATCTCAAAATTATGCCGATTTTGGCGGTGCAAATATTGATATTGTATCTAAAAAATTCTCTGGAGCGCCATTTGTTACGGTAGGTGTTGGTTTAGGTGCTAATACAAATGTTTTAAAAGTGGATGACTTTTATTTGCAAGATGGTCCATCGTATTTAGGGTTTGATTTTGGAAGCGCACCAAGTAATCCGTTGCTACCTTATAATTATGAAACAAGCTGGGACAGACAAACAAGTAAAAACACCTTTAACAATAGTTATTCATTATCTGCTGGAAAAAAATTCAATTTAGGTGATGAAAGTCGTTTAGGCACCTTTATTACAGCTACTTTTGATGCTGATAATAAATATATTGAAGGGATAAACAGAGGTAACATCAATACCCAAGGTACTATTAATTCTGATTTCTACAAAAAATCATACCAACATAACACCAATACAACGATAATGGGTTCTGCAGATTACAAAGTTAATAATAACAATTCTGTATTATTTACATCGTTATTCTTAAACTCAAGCTCACAAGATTATAGTGAATATGAAGGCACTAATGTGAATTTTGATGGAGGAGCTTCTGGATCAGGTAATCTATCCGGATTTATTAAGCGTGGCACATTCAATAAAACACAGTTATTCATAAACCAATTATTAGGCAAACACAACATTAATGAGCAATGGGAAGCCAATTGGGCCGTTGGTTACAGTATTTTAAATAATGTAATTCCAGACCGTATGCAAAATACTTTTGTTCCTGCTCGTGATGGCTCGCCCAATTATACGTTCTTTACCGATTCTAGTATATATAATCATCGTTATTTTCAAGATTTACAGGAAAATGAATGGTCCGCAAATCTTTCAGTGTCTTATAATTTTAATGAAATAGAGGAAGCTGAGTATAGAGGGAAGTTAACCTTAGGGTATTCTGGAAAGCTAAAAGATATTTCTTTTGATTCGCAACAATACTCGTTTTTTCCAAATTTACTTAACTTCCCCCTTGAAGATATTCATAATATGGATTCTATCCTAAATGCTTCAAACTTTGATTTGACAGATGGAGATAGATCAAGCAAGCTCTCTCAATTTTATAATGGCAATTTAAATATACATGCTGTTTATGGGAATCTGGAATATCAAATATCTGATGAATTATCTGTTATCTTAGGAGCTCGATTTGAACAGATAGACCAAAGTATATATTATGTTACTTCACTTGAACCAAGTGGTGATACGTCTAATTATACTCCTGTTAATTTTTTACCTAGTTTGACTGCAAAGTATAAATTAAATGATAAGCAAAATTTAAAATTTGCAGCAAGTAAAACTTATACTTTGCCACAATTTAAGGAAAAAGTCAAATTATTTTTTGAAGAAGTAACCCAAGGCTATGAAGGAAATCCGAATTTATATGCATCAACCAATTATAATGTAGACTTAGGTTGGGAAATTTTCCCTAGTAATAGCGAACTAGTTTCGGTAACTGCTTTTGGTAAATTAATTCAAAACCCAATTAACGAAATGTTTACCAATTCTTCTTCTGGAAACATTACTTATGCTAATACAGGTGAAAAAGCAACTGTAGTAGGTGCTGAAATTGAATTAAGAAAAAATGTTTTTGAAATCGAAAATGAAAACGATTTAAAACATAAATTATCATTTGGAATAAATGGCTCATACATTTATCACAATCAAGATTTAGATAAAGATAAAGTTTTGGAAGAAAATGGTTTTGGTGCAAACTTTACATTTGATGAGGTGAAGCTGTCTGGAGCATCCGATTTTTTAGCAAATGCCGACATTACTTTTTTAAAGGAATTTGCTAAACATAAAGATATATCTGCAACCTTATCTTATGCTTATTTTTCAGACAAATTAGCTGTTATTGGAACTTCTGGCTTAGGTAATATGGTTGATAAGTCTATAAACAGATTAGATTTCATTATTAAATCTAACTTAACAAAGAATCTAAAACTAGGAGTATCTTATAAAAACATATTAAACCCAATCTATGAAAGGATGTTGGAACAAAGTGAAGTGTCTGGGAGCACAACACCCGATATTTTAGTTAGTTCATACAAAATAGGTTCTGATTTAAAACTTTCGTTAGAATATAAGTTTTAA
- a CDS encoding nicotinic acid mononucleotide adenyltransferase, with protein MKKCILVFAFLITVVSFGQQKRDLKLNKDTNLIEVVYYHDNDVVSQTGTYTTDGKLQGEWLSFDTAGKKTVSGNYDNGKKVGKWFYYTNETIKEVDYSNNAIASLKESEIQ; from the coding sequence ATGAAGAAATGTATTTTAGTTTTTGCCTTTTTAATTACTGTGGTTTCTTTTGGACAACAAAAGAGAGATTTAAAACTTAACAAAGACACTAATTTAATTGAAGTGGTTTATTATCATGACAATGATGTTGTAAGTCAAACTGGAACTTACACAACAGATGGTAAATTACAGGGTGAGTGGTTAAGTTTTGATACAGCAGGCAAAAAAACAGTTTCAGGAAATTATGATAATGGTAAAAAAGTCGGCAAATGGTTTTATTACACTAATGAAACCATAAAAGAAGTAGATTATAGCAACAATGCTATAGCGAGTTTAAAAGAATCTGAAATTCAATAA
- a CDS encoding porin — MKIKFSIVAILIYATTSLNAQEINGSKFGKGLLNIVGQDSSWTMKVGLRMQFLSLASWDAEDGRLMNPNSDFSVRRARLKFEGFAYSPKLEYKLELGLSNDDLSGGSVYTGNAPRHILDAVVKWNFYKDFVLWAGQTKLPGNRERVISSGNMQFVDRSLLNSRFTIDRDMGIQLHHHFNLSKTFVVKEIVAISQGEGRNITKGNLGGHQYTTRLELFPFGEFTDGGDYSGSDLKREKTPKLALAVTYDFNNNAVKTRSNQGAYMVIDNEESFFETNINTLYIDAMFKYLGFSFMGEYAQRDAKDPYAKNSDGSLTGAEVQVGNGLNMQAGYLFKSNWEISGRYTNIELNKTVTGKDAENQYTLGVSKYIVGHKLKVQSDISYLDIANSNNQLLYRLQFDIHF, encoded by the coding sequence ATGAAAATTAAATTTTCAATAGTTGCGATATTAATTTATGCAACTACTTCACTGAACGCACAAGAAATTAACGGCTCTAAATTTGGAAAAGGTTTATTAAACATTGTGGGACAAGATAGTTCTTGGACTATGAAAGTTGGTTTAAGAATGCAGTTTTTGTCTCTAGCCAGTTGGGATGCAGAAGATGGCCGCCTAATGAATCCGAATTCTGATTTTTCTGTTAGAAGAGCTCGTTTAAAATTTGAAGGGTTTGCTTATAGTCCAAAACTTGAATATAAATTAGAATTAGGCTTATCCAATGATGATTTATCGGGAGGATCAGTTTACACAGGCAATGCACCTAGGCACATACTTGATGCAGTCGTAAAATGGAATTTTTATAAGGATTTTGTATTATGGGCTGGACAAACTAAATTACCGGGAAATAGAGAACGCGTTATTTCTTCTGGAAATATGCAATTTGTAGACCGTTCTTTACTTAACAGTCGATTTACTATTGATCGCGATATGGGTATTCAATTACATCATCATTTTAATTTAAGTAAAACTTTTGTTGTTAAGGAAATAGTAGCTATATCACAAGGTGAAGGAAGGAATATAACTAAAGGAAATCTGGGAGGACATCAATACACAACCAGATTAGAACTATTTCCTTTTGGTGAATTTACTGATGGAGGTGATTATTCTGGTAGTGATTTAAAAAGAGAAAAAACACCAAAATTAGCATTAGCAGTTACTTATGATTTTAATAACAATGCTGTTAAAACACGAAGTAATCAAGGGGCTTACATGGTTATTGATAATGAGGAAAGCTTTTTTGAAACAAACATCAATACCCTTTATATAGATGCCATGTTTAAGTATCTCGGCTTTTCTTTTATGGGAGAGTATGCCCAAAGAGATGCCAAAGACCCCTATGCTAAAAACAGTGATGGTTCTCTAACAGGGGCAGAAGTACAAGTAGGCAATGGTTTAAACATGCAAGCAGGATACCTTTTTAAATCTAATTGGGAAATTTCAGGACGTTATACAAATATTGAACTCAACAAAACCGTCACAGGTAAAGATGCCGAAAATCAATACACCTTAGGTGTTTCAAAATATATTGTTGGACATAAATTAAAAGTACAATCGGACATCAGCTATCTAGATATTGCTAACAGCAATAACCAATTGTTGTATCGATTACAGTTTGATATTCATTTCTAA
- a CDS encoding inorganic phosphate transporter produces MDNIYLLMIIALAVLAIADLVVGVSNDAVNFLNSAIGSKGVSFKTIMIVASVGVAVGAVFSSGMMEVARKGIFNPHEFMFNEIMIIFMAVMITDILLLDFFNTVGMPTSTTVSIVFELLGASVAMALIKIGHNEGTFTDVVNYINTSKASEIIFGILLSVVVAFSVGAAVQWVARLLLSYNFEKKANWVGALFGGMAITSITYFIFMKGIGGTAFAKQSFAITGGATIKEFLETQVALIILCSLIVWSLISFALINYAKVNIYKLIIIIGTFALALAFAGNDLVNFIGVPIAGWQSYNAWAGSGIAPEAFSMGFLADKVPTPTILLVIAGFIMVATLWFSKKAKSVTETEINLSREGDGKERFQPNFLSRGFVRLALGISQMSSYILPNTWQAKIDKQFEKPVINLAKSKTHELPAFDMVRAAVNLMVAAILISLATSMKLPLSTTYVTFMVAMGSSLADRAWGAESAVYRVAGVLNVIGGWFFTAIIAFVAAAVIAYLLNWNVDVMVPVLLLVAALLLVRNYISHREKTKEAKAEDSLTKAESSSIQGVIHESAKNIANVVKRGNKIYTNAINGLAKQDLALLKKNKKQIVKLSSEVDELRDNIFYFIKNLDESSLGASNFYIHILGYLQDMTQSLEYITKVSHKHVQNNHKKLKFNQIKELKEVDERFETFFNNTQKAFNSSSFEEIGLILGRKQEILGLVTSKIQKQVERTRTEESSPKNTTLYFSLLLETKDLLNATMNLLEEYHNAHDASVKPATLLQNPTESK; encoded by the coding sequence ATGGATAATATATACTTATTAATGATAATTGCCCTAGCGGTATTAGCCATTGCCGATTTAGTTGTTGGCGTTAGCAATGACGCTGTTAATTTCTTGAATTCGGCCATTGGTTCTAAAGGCGTTTCATTTAAAACTATTATGATAGTCGCCAGTGTTGGTGTTGCGGTTGGAGCTGTATTTTCAAGTGGGATGATGGAAGTTGCCAGAAAAGGTATTTTCAATCCTCATGAATTCATGTTTAATGAAATCATGATTATTTTCATGGCCGTTATGATAACAGATATACTGCTATTAGACTTTTTTAATACAGTAGGTATGCCAACATCTACAACGGTTTCTATTGTTTTCGAATTATTAGGTGCTTCAGTAGCTATGGCACTTATTAAAATTGGACATAATGAGGGTACATTTACTGATGTTGTTAATTATATAAATACCTCTAAGGCTTCTGAAATTATTTTTGGCATATTACTCTCTGTAGTCGTCGCTTTCTCAGTTGGGGCAGCGGTTCAATGGGTAGCCAGACTTTTATTATCCTATAATTTTGAGAAAAAAGCTAACTGGGTAGGTGCTCTTTTTGGCGGAATGGCTATTACATCTATCACCTATTTTATTTTCATGAAAGGAATTGGTGGAACCGCATTTGCAAAACAAAGCTTTGCTATTACTGGAGGAGCGACCATTAAAGAATTTTTAGAAACACAAGTGGCGTTAATTATTTTATGCAGCCTTATTGTATGGTCCTTAATTTCTTTTGCTTTAATAAATTATGCTAAAGTTAATATTTATAAACTTATTATCATCATAGGTACCTTTGCGCTGGCTTTAGCTTTTGCAGGAAACGATTTAGTTAATTTTATTGGTGTGCCTATTGCTGGATGGCAGTCTTACAACGCTTGGGCCGGATCGGGTATTGCTCCCGAGGCTTTTAGCATGGGCTTTCTTGCCGATAAAGTACCAACACCCACCATTTTATTAGTAATTGCTGGGTTTATTATGGTTGCCACCTTATGGTTTTCTAAAAAAGCAAAATCGGTTACAGAAACTGAAATCAACTTATCTAGAGAAGGCGACGGGAAAGAACGCTTTCAACCTAATTTTTTATCGCGGGGTTTTGTTAGATTGGCGTTAGGTATTTCACAGATGTCATCCTATATACTACCAAATACTTGGCAAGCTAAAATTGATAAACAGTTTGAAAAACCTGTAATTAATTTAGCAAAATCTAAAACACACGAATTACCAGCATTCGATATGGTACGTGCAGCCGTAAATTTAATGGTAGCCGCTATTCTTATATCATTAGCAACCTCTATGAAACTTCCATTGTCAACAACCTATGTAACATTTATGGTTGCTATGGGGTCGTCTTTAGCAGATAGAGCGTGGGGTGCAGAAAGTGCTGTTTATAGAGTTGCAGGTGTTTTAAATGTTATTGGGGGTTGGTTTTTTACTGCCATTATAGCTTTTGTAGCTGCAGCAGTTATAGCCTACTTGTTAAACTGGAACGTAGACGTTATGGTTCCTGTATTGTTATTGGTAGCTGCTTTATTGTTAGTTAGAAATTATATATCTCACCGAGAAAAAACGAAAGAAGCAAAAGCTGAAGACAGTTTAACAAAAGCTGAAAGCAGCTCTATTCAAGGTGTTATACATGAAAGTGCTAAAAATATTGCCAATGTTGTAAAACGTGGAAATAAAATTTACACCAATGCGATTAATGGATTGGCTAAGCAAGATTTAGCATTATTGAAAAAGAATAAAAAACAGATTGTAAAATTATCTAGTGAGGTAGATGAATTACGTGATAATATTTTCTATTTCATCAAAAATTTAGATGAATCGAGTCTTGGTGCTAGTAATTTTTACATTCACATTTTAGGATACCTTCAAGATATGACTCAGTCTTTAGAGTACATTACTAAGGTTAGTCATAAACACGTTCAAAACAATCATAAAAAACTAAAATTTAACCAAATAAAAGAGTTGAAAGAAGTTGATGAACGCTTTGAAACGTTCTTTAACAATACTCAAAAAGCGTTTAATTCTAGCTCTTTTGAAGAAATTGGCCTTATTTTAGGGAGAAAACAGGAAATTTTAGGATTAGTAACCTCTAAAATCCAAAAACAAGTTGAACGTACTCGTACTGAAGAATCGAGTCCTAAAAACACTACATTATACTTTAGTTTATTACTAGAAACTAAAGATTTATTAAATGCCACTATGAATCTGTTAGAAGAATACCATAATGCACATGATGCTTCGGTAAAACCTGCCACTTTATTACAAAACCCAACAGAATCTAAATAA
- a CDS encoding pyrimidine/purine nucleoside phosphorylase gives MISANEYFDSNVKSLGYTTATGSSTLGVMNPGEYEFGTSKHEIMRVIEGEMTVKLPETTEWVTYKAGEAYEIDANKKFQVKVSVQTSYLCQYK, from the coding sequence ATGATTTCAGCAAACGAGTATTTTGATAGTAATGTAAAATCTTTAGGCTACACAACAGCAACAGGAAGTTCTACCTTAGGTGTTATGAACCCTGGAGAGTATGAATTTGGAACTTCTAAACATGAAATTATGCGTGTTATTGAAGGTGAAATGACAGTTAAGTTACCTGAAACTACTGAATGGGTTACCTATAAAGCTGGGGAAGCTTATGAAATAGATGCTAACAAAAAATTTCAAGTTAAAGTATCGGTACAAACTTCTTATTTGTGCCAGTATAAATAA